The Streptomyces sp. 11x1 genomic sequence GGTAGGTGACGGTGAACGTGCCGTCGGGCAGGCCCGAATGCAGTCCGACGGCATAGCTGTTCCCGCCCAGATCGGTGACCTCGCCGGTGTCGGCCTCCTTGCCCTTGGGGTCGTACACGCGCACCGAACCGTCGGACACCGCGACCTTCTCGGAGAAGGTGAGCGACACCTGGTCCGGTGCTTCCTGGACCACCGAGCCCTGTTGCGGGTCGCTGCCGGTCAGCGCGGCGTGCGCGGAGACGGGCACGGCACCGGCGAGCAGAGCTCCGACGGTGGCGAACAACAGCAACAGCAAGGGCCTCAACCGGCTCACCGGTGCTACCTCCCTCAGTGACCGCTGGTCGGCTGGTACGTCGCCGACTTCACGGGCATCTCGACCGTGATGGCCTCGGACTTGGTGAAGTTCAACCGCAGGGACACCGTCTCGCCTTCCTTCGGCTTGCGCTTCAGGTTCTCGAACATCAGGTGGTTTCCACCGGTCTCCAGGACGAGTTCGCCGTCGGCGGGGACCTTCAGGCCCGCGACCTCCCGCATCGACTGCCCGGTCGTCTCGTGGACGGTGACGTCCCGGGCGAGGTCGCTGGTGACGGAGGTCAGCTCGTCCGCCGTACCGCCGTCGTTCTCGATGACGAGGTAACCGGCGGCCATGGAGTCCGTGACGGGCTGCGGCATGTAGGCCGCCCGCACGGACAGCTTCGCGGCGGAGCCGGAGGAAGAGGAGTCGGTGGAGCCGCAGCCCGTCAGGGCGACGAGCGCGGCGGCGGTGATCAGGACGGGGCCGGCCGGTGCTCTCACGGGTTCTCACCCTTGAGCAGCTTCGGCAGGCCCTTCTCGTAGTCCTGCACGGTGGCATCGTCGTCGTACAGCACATAGCCGTCGTCGGTCTTCGGCGAGAACGCGATGACCTGGGTGCCGTGCTCGGAGACGGTCTTGCCGTTCTCGTCCTTGGTCGGCGGGGCGATGGAGATGCCAAGGGTGCGGGCGCCGGCCTGGGTGTCGTCGAAGTCGCCGGTCAGACCGACGATCTCGGAGTCGATGCCCTTGAGCCACTTGCCCAGTTCGGCCGAGGTGTCGCGCTCCGGGTCGGTGGTGACGAAGACGAGCCGGAGGTTCGCCAGCTCCGCCTTCGGCACCTTCTTCGCGATCTCCTTCTTGGCGACCGCGAGGTTGTTCATGGTGAGGGGGCAGACGTCAGGGCAGTTGGTGTAGCCGAAGTAGATCAGCGTCGGCTTGCCCTCGGTCTCCTTGCGGAGGTCGTACGACTTGCCGTTGGTGTCGGTGAGGACCAGGTCCGGCTTGGTGAACGGCCGGTCGAGGACCGTGAAGTGCCTCTGGGGGCCGGTGTCCGAGACCTCGGCGACCGACGTGGTGGAGCTGCCGCCCGTGCCGCAGGCCGAGAGGCCGAGGACGGCCGCGGCCAGCAGGGCACCGGCCGCG encodes the following:
- a CDS encoding copper chaperone PCu(A)C, with amino-acid sequence MRAPAGPVLITAAALVALTGCGSTDSSSSGSAAKLSVRAAYMPQPVTDSMAAGYLVIENDGGTADELTSVTSDLARDVTVHETTGQSMREVAGLKVPADGELVLETGGNHLMFENLKRKPKEGETVSLRLNFTKSEAITVEMPVKSATYQPTSGH
- a CDS encoding SCO family protein, whose translation is MRTNTKKKALAAGALLAAAVLGLSACGTGGSSTTSVAEVSDTGPQRHFTVLDRPFTKPDLVLTDTNGKSYDLRKETEGKPTLIYFGYTNCPDVCPLTMNNLAVAKKEIAKKVPKAELANLRLVFVTTDPERDTSAELGKWLKGIDSEIVGLTGDFDDTQAGARTLGISIAPPTKDENGKTVSEHGTQVIAFSPKTDDGYVLYDDDATVQDYEKGLPKLLKGENP